The following proteins are co-located in the Thermostichus vulcanus str. 'Rupite' genome:
- a CDS encoding threonine aldolase family protein, which produces MNFCSDNVTGACPEVMEALVAFNQGSAMPYGGDDCTARLPRIFAEIFEHEVAVFPVTTGSAANALALSVLTPPYGAIYCHPQAHIQVDECGAPELLTGGAKLVGIPGEHGRIDGDAFKMALAQAGFGVVHHVQPAALSLTQATEAGTLYSLDQLGSLADLAHQFGLKVHMDGARFANALVSLGCTPAEMTWKAGVDVLSFGATKNGAWAAEAVVFFQPELAGDFEFRRKRAGHLVSKLRFLSAQLQAYLTDGVWLRNARHANAMAQKLAQGLGSLPGAEWVHPPQANELFIELPEPVLQALEQAGFRFYRWLGEDHNQIRLVTAFNTTAADVEHFCQVAKQASQAISVSPGHGANLAT; this is translated from the coding sequence ATGAATTTTTGCAGCGACAACGTGACAGGGGCTTGCCCCGAGGTGATGGAGGCTTTGGTGGCCTTCAACCAGGGATCCGCCATGCCCTATGGAGGCGACGACTGCACAGCTCGGTTACCGAGAATCTTCGCGGAGATCTTCGAGCATGAGGTGGCGGTGTTTCCGGTGACAACGGGATCCGCTGCCAATGCCCTGGCACTTTCGGTGCTCACCCCTCCCTACGGGGCGATTTATTGTCATCCTCAGGCCCACATCCAGGTGGATGAATGTGGTGCGCCGGAACTGTTGACGGGTGGGGCGAAATTGGTGGGGATCCCCGGAGAACATGGCCGCATCGACGGGGACGCCTTCAAAATGGCTCTGGCCCAGGCGGGTTTTGGAGTGGTTCATCATGTGCAACCCGCTGCTCTTAGCCTGACCCAAGCCACCGAAGCAGGCACCCTCTACTCCCTGGATCAGCTCGGATCCCTGGCGGATTTGGCCCATCAGTTTGGCCTGAAGGTGCACATGGATGGGGCCCGCTTTGCCAATGCTTTGGTCAGTTTGGGCTGTACTCCGGCTGAGATGACCTGGAAGGCAGGGGTGGATGTGCTTTCTTTTGGGGCCACCAAAAATGGTGCTTGGGCGGCGGAAGCAGTGGTGTTTTTTCAGCCAGAACTGGCGGGGGATTTTGAGTTTCGCCGTAAACGGGCCGGGCATCTCGTTTCCAAATTGCGCTTTCTCTCCGCTCAGTTGCAGGCTTATCTAACGGATGGGGTATGGCTGCGCAATGCCCGCCATGCCAATGCGATGGCCCAGAAGTTGGCGCAGGGGCTGGGATCCCTGCCGGGAGCAGAGTGGGTACATCCCCCGCAGGCCAATGAACTGTTTATCGAGCTGCCGGAACCGGTTCTACAGGCCCTGGAACAGGCGGGGTTTCGGTTTTACCGCTGGCTGGGGGAAGACCACAACCAGATTCGCTTGGTGACGGCCTTTAACACCACCGCAGCCGATGTGGAGCACTTCTGCCAAGTTGCTAAGCAAGCCAGCCAGGCAATATCGGTTTCTCCTGGGCACGGGGCCAACCTCGCAACCTGA